The Synergistaceae bacterium genome has a segment encoding these proteins:
- a CDS encoding carbohydrate kinase, whose protein sequence is MSFILAIDCGTTSIKASAIHLETWNINCAKTECELFQPSSDRAEQDVGVLWDSLCQASRECVKDCDISDLKGLVISAPWKHIIPLDSSCEPLCRSLTWMDSRAVEQADFLNRRLNFDVGTGQEYWPRLMWLKEQEPEIWMNAEHIVGLNTYFKYRATGTLTTDYSDNFIETPNSNLQERYNRILRCAELDGDLDKFPKSVPSTSCVGYLESNAAAQMGLKAGVPVFAGFTDLAAISVGSGCIREGCTHIYLGTSSWFAEIQRNRLENYSNLYFTLDEHFESALFSIQTGGKAYDWLIQQFYNAEKNTYGKEITKFVDSEVAQVPAGSSGLIATHWLNGELKPLSKNAKAVFFNITEQHDRRYFARAMLESICYTHRWSLEKYHSLHGRLPNEIRVVGGGAQSDVWMQMLANILQIPIRVPKNPRYIGTIGLCYCAMIGLGLMEDYSSIEGKIETSSLFIPSKDHAVIYDEQFSLYKALYPALKSLYEQANGRY, encoded by the coding sequence ATGAGTTTTATTCTTGCTATCGATTGTGGCACAACGTCTATCAAGGCCTCGGCAATACACCTTGAGACATGGAACATCAATTGCGCGAAAACTGAATGCGAACTATTTCAGCCATCCAGTGATCGAGCTGAGCAAGATGTTGGCGTATTGTGGGATTCATTGTGTCAAGCTTCCAGAGAATGCGTGAAGGATTGTGATATCTCAGATTTAAAAGGTTTGGTTATCTCAGCTCCTTGGAAACATATCATACCGCTCGATTCTTCTTGTGAGCCATTATGCAGAAGTTTGACTTGGATGGATTCGAGAGCCGTAGAGCAGGCTGATTTCTTGAATAGAAGATTGAATTTTGATGTTGGAACAGGGCAGGAATATTGGCCGCGACTCATGTGGTTGAAAGAACAAGAACCTGAGATTTGGATGAATGCGGAGCACATTGTTGGTTTAAATACCTATTTCAAATATCGTGCTACTGGTACTTTAACCACAGATTATTCTGATAATTTCATTGAAACTCCGAATAGTAACTTGCAGGAGCGGTATAATCGAATTCTACGCTGTGCAGAATTGGATGGGGACTTGGATAAATTCCCTAAATCAGTTCCTTCTACTTCGTGTGTGGGATACTTGGAATCCAATGCTGCAGCACAGATGGGACTGAAAGCGGGTGTCCCTGTTTTTGCAGGGTTTACAGATCTTGCTGCGATTTCTGTTGGAAGTGGTTGTATACGGGAAGGCTGTACCCATATTTATTTAGGGACTTCCTCTTGGTTTGCAGAGATACAGCGAAATCGTCTCGAAAACTATTCCAATCTATATTTTACTCTCGATGAGCATTTCGAGAGCGCACTCTTTTCGATTCAAACCGGGGGAAAGGCATACGATTGGTTGATACAGCAGTTCTATAATGCCGAGAAAAATACTTACGGTAAGGAAATAACCAAATTTGTTGATTCCGAAGTTGCCCAGGTACCGGCTGGATCGTCGGGACTCATAGCAACACACTGGTTGAACGGGGAGTTGAAGCCGCTTTCGAAGAATGCGAAGGCAGTTTTTTTCAATATAACGGAACAACATGATCGTAGATATTTTGCACGGGCAATGCTGGAAAGCATTTGCTATACACATCGTTGGTCATTGGAGAAATATCACAGCCTCCATGGCAGATTGCCTAATGAGATTCGTGTTGTTGGTGGAGGTGCCCAAAGTGATGTTTGGATGCAGATGTTGGCTAACATACTACAAATTCCAATACGGGTTCCCAAGAATCCTCGCTACATTGGGACAATAGGTTTATGTTACTGTGCGATGATCGGTCTTGGTTTGATGGAGGATTATTCTAGCATTGAGGGAAAAATTGAAACTAGTTCCCTTTTCATTCCTTCAAAAGATCATGCGGTAATATATGATGAGCAGTTCAGTCTTTATAAAGCACTTTACCCTGCATTGAAAAGTTTATACGAACAAGCAAATGGCAGGTATTGA